The following are from one region of the Nicotiana tabacum cultivar K326 chromosome 3, ASM71507v2, whole genome shotgun sequence genome:
- the LOC142177522 gene encoding uncharacterized protein LOC142177522 — MIKIDLQKAYDAVEWIFLEQVLDEIGFPRQFTMWTLECVKTVNYSILVNGESTAQFDAAKGLRHGDPISPFLFALAMKYLSRKLNELKGNKEFKYQPKCSKLAMLIYHVHLIYCYFLEEMLMATIDQQNGSQNLILDCKELSYAGRSQLIQTVLFGIQAYWSQLFVIPSKILSTIEAYCRGYLWSGTNTITRKALIAWDKVCTPKSMGGLGLLNIRQWNKVAIAKASWDIEHKADRLWIRGLHAYYIKNQQFSQVPIPQQAGWMVRKIFKGRETMTLIQDIKTGSLIKQIYLKLIGDNERITWKTLRFGNDARPKAQFTVWLQMYGKLMIVDRLASWGDKC, encoded by the exons ATGATAAAAATAGACCTTCAAAAGGCCTATGACGCAGTGGAATGGATATTTCTGGAGCAAGTCCTAGATGAGATTGGCTTTCCTAGACAATTCACCATGTGGACCTTAGAATGTGTGAAGACAGTTAACTATTCTATATTGGTAAATGGAGAATCCACAGCTCAATTTGATGCAGCTAAAGGGCTAAGACATGGTGACCCAATTTCACCATTTCTATTTGCCTTAGCCATGAAATACTTAAGTAGAAAGCTGAATGAGTTAAAAGGAAATAAAGAGTTCAAGTATCAGCCAAAGTGCTCTAAACTAGCAATGCTCATTTATCATGTGCATCTTATTTACTGCTATTTTCTAGAGGAGATGTTGA TGGCAACCATTGATCAACAAAATGGTAGCCAGAATCTCATCTTGGACTGCAAAGAACTCTCATATGCAGGGAGATCTCAGTTAATCCAAACAGTCCTATTTGGTATTCAAGCATATTGGTCTCAACTGTTTGTTATTCCTTCAAAAATACTAAGTACAATTGAGGCCTATTGTCGAGGCTACTTATGGTCTGGTACAAACACAATCACTAGGAAAGCTCTAATTGCTTGGGATAAGGTTTGCACTCCAAAATCAATGGGTGGCCTAGGCTTGCTAAATATAAGACAATGGAATAAAGTTGCAATAGCTAAGGCAAGTTGGGATATTGAGCATAAGGCAGATAGACTGTGGATCAGGGGGTTACATGCGTACTACATCAAGAATCAACAATTCAGTCAAGTACCTATCCCTCAACAAGCAGGATGGATGGTAAGGAAAATATTTAAAGGAAGAGAGACAATGACACTGATTCAAGATATCAAAACAGGCAGCTTAATCAAGCAAATTTACCTTAAGCTTATTGGTGATAATGAGAGAATAACTTGGAAGACATTGAGATTTGGAAATGATGCTAGACCAAAAGCTCAATTCACAGTGTGGCTGCAGATGTATGGGAAACTAATGATTGTTGATAGACTTGCCTCATGGGGGGATAAATGTTGA